In Acidobacteriota bacterium, one genomic interval encodes:
- a CDS encoding efflux RND transporter permease subunit — protein sequence MLSRFFLDRPVFAWVIAIGMMLGGALAIYNLPISQYPPIAPPSISISAVFPGASAKTVEDSVVQIIEQKMTGLDRMLYMSATSDSSGTGTLTLTFAPGTDPDLAWAKVQNKLQLALPMLPEDVQRRGVTVSKSTRNYLMIVGLRSESADLDQHDLNDYCASQIQPSLARVPGVGEVEAFGSQYAMRIWLNPDRLTKYNMTTSDVVLAVRAYNVEVSAGQFGGMPAVPGQRLNASIIVQSLLKTPEEFAAIPLRINPDGSVVRVRDVARTELGTEFYDVISKHDGMPVAGLAVRQEPGANALDTADAVKAKMAELSRYFPAGMKVVYPYDTTPFVKVAIWEVVKTLIEAIVLVFLIMYLFLGNLRATLIPTIAVPVVLLGTFGVLALFGFSINMLTMFAMVLAIGLLVDDAIVVVENVERVMSEEGLSPREATRKSMGEITSALVGIGLVLSAVFGPMMFFPGSTGVIYRQFSITIISSMMLSVVVALILTPVLCASLLKPVAKGHEAAETGFRLFRPFFLWFDRGFNFLRERYQALVGHILRVKAPYLVLFVLIVAAMGYYFMRMPTSYLPDEDQGMMMAMVQLPPGSTLEQTEEVMTRLRHHFLVEQKEAVESCMTISGFSMAGRGQNQGMSFIKLRDWELRDRPDLKVKAVAGRAMGVFAGYRNALAFAFPPPAVVELGQAKGFDFMLQDRGGLGHAKLMEARGLLMMQAMQDPRLAAVRPNGLPDVPQYKVDTDWEKAGTLGVSVTAIQATIATAFGSAYVNDFIQGGRVKRVYAQADSAFRMLPNGLDRLYVRNNLGEMVPVAALASGRWIYDSPRLERYNGFPALNFLGEAAPGRSSGEAMQAMEEIVAKLPQGFGYDWTGLSYQERMGQAQTGLLYTFSILAIFLVLAALYESWTIPISILFALPLGVIGGVLASTWRGLPNDVYFQIGLLTVLGLTTKNAILIVQFAKLRLAQGISLIEATLEGARLRLRPIVMTSLAFGFGVLPLAMAAGAGAGAQQAIGTSVLGGMITATFLAIFFIPLFYVVVVQVFGRKTSRRVASHAPDEFQPQEE from the coding sequence ATGCTCTCCAGATTTTTCCTCGACCGCCCGGTCTTCGCCTGGGTCATCGCCATCGGCATGATGCTGGGCGGCGCCCTGGCGATCTACAACCTGCCCATCTCCCAGTATCCGCCCATTGCGCCGCCGTCCATCTCCATCTCCGCGGTCTTCCCCGGCGCGTCGGCCAAGACCGTCGAGGACAGCGTGGTCCAGATCATCGAGCAGAAGATGACGGGCCTCGACCGGATGCTGTACATGTCCGCCACCAGCGACTCGTCGGGCACCGGCACCCTCACGCTGACCTTCGCGCCGGGCACCGATCCGGACCTGGCCTGGGCGAAGGTGCAGAACAAGCTCCAGCTCGCGCTGCCCATGCTGCCGGAGGACGTGCAGCGCCGGGGCGTCACGGTCAGCAAATCGACCCGCAATTACCTGATGATCGTCGGCCTCCGGAGCGAGAGCGCCGACCTGGACCAGCACGACCTGAACGACTACTGTGCGTCCCAGATCCAGCCGTCACTGGCCCGCGTGCCGGGCGTGGGCGAGGTGGAGGCGTTCGGATCCCAGTACGCCATGCGGATCTGGCTGAACCCGGACCGGCTCACCAAGTACAACATGACCACGAGCGACGTGGTGCTCGCGGTGCGGGCGTACAACGTGGAGGTTTCCGCCGGCCAGTTCGGCGGGATGCCGGCGGTTCCCGGCCAGCGCCTCAACGCGTCCATCATCGTGCAGTCGCTGCTCAAGACCCCCGAGGAGTTCGCCGCCATCCCGCTGCGCATCAACCCCGACGGGTCGGTGGTGCGGGTCCGGGACGTGGCGCGCACCGAGCTGGGGACCGAGTTCTACGACGTCATCTCCAAGCATGACGGCATGCCGGTGGCCGGTCTGGCGGTCCGCCAGGAGCCGGGCGCCAACGCTCTGGACACCGCCGACGCGGTCAAGGCCAAGATGGCGGAGCTGTCGCGGTACTTCCCCGCCGGCATGAAGGTGGTCTATCCCTACGACACGACGCCCTTCGTGAAGGTCGCCATCTGGGAAGTGGTCAAGACGCTCATCGAAGCGATCGTTCTGGTGTTCCTCATCATGTACCTGTTTCTGGGCAACCTGCGGGCCACCCTGATTCCCACCATCGCCGTGCCCGTGGTGCTGCTGGGCACCTTCGGCGTGCTGGCGCTGTTCGGGTTCTCCATCAACATGCTCACCATGTTCGCCATGGTGCTGGCCATCGGGCTGTTGGTGGACGATGCCATCGTCGTCGTGGAGAACGTGGAGCGCGTCATGAGCGAGGAGGGGCTGTCGCCGCGCGAAGCCACCCGCAAGTCCATGGGCGAGATCACCAGCGCGCTGGTGGGCATCGGGTTGGTGCTCTCGGCCGTCTTCGGCCCCATGATGTTCTTCCCCGGCTCCACCGGGGTTATCTACCGCCAGTTCTCCATCACCATCATTTCCTCGATGATGTTGTCGGTGGTGGTGGCGTTGATCCTGACGCCCGTGCTCTGCGCCTCGCTCCTCAAGCCCGTGGCCAAGGGGCATGAGGCGGCCGAAACCGGCTTCCGCCTGTTCCGGCCGTTCTTCCTCTGGTTCGACCGCGGCTTCAACTTTTTACGGGAGCGGTACCAGGCGCTGGTGGGGCACATCCTGCGGGTCAAGGCGCCCTACCTCGTCCTCTTTGTGCTCATCGTCGCGGCCATGGGTTACTACTTCATGCGGATGCCCACGTCGTACCTGCCCGATGAGGACCAGGGGATGATGATGGCCATGGTCCAGCTCCCCCCCGGATCCACCCTGGAGCAGACTGAAGAGGTGATGACCAGGCTCCGGCACCATTTCCTGGTGGAGCAGAAGGAGGCCGTGGAATCCTGCATGACCATCTCCGGGTTCAGCATGGCCGGCCGCGGCCAGAACCAGGGCATGTCGTTCATCAAGCTGCGGGACTGGGAGCTGCGCGACCGGCCGGACCTCAAAGTGAAGGCGGTGGCCGGCCGCGCCATGGGCGTGTTCGCCGGCTACCGGAACGCCCTGGCGTTCGCGTTCCCGCCGCCGGCGGTGGTGGAGCTCGGCCAGGCCAAGGGGTTCGACTTCATGCTGCAGGACCGCGGCGGGCTCGGCCATGCCAAGCTGATGGAGGCCCGCGGCCTGCTCATGATGCAGGCCATGCAGGACCCGCGGCTGGCGGCGGTCCGACCCAACGGCCTGCCCGACGTGCCCCAGTACAAGGTGGACACGGACTGGGAGAAGGCCGGCACCCTCGGGGTGAGCGTGACCGCCATCCAGGCCACCATCGCCACAGCCTTCGGCAGCGCGTACGTCAACGACTTCATCCAGGGCGGCCGTGTCAAGCGGGTGTACGCCCAGGCGGACTCCGCCTTCCGCATGTTGCCCAACGGCCTGGATCGCCTCTACGTCCGCAACAACCTGGGCGAGATGGTGCCAGTCGCCGCGCTGGCCTCGGGGCGGTGGATCTACGACTCGCCCCGGCTGGAGCGGTACAACGGCTTCCCGGCGCTGAACTTCCTCGGCGAGGCGGCGCCCGGCCGGAGCTCCGGCGAGGCCATGCAGGCCATGGAGGAGATCGTCGCGAAGCTGCCCCAGGGTTTCGGCTACGACTGGACCGGCCTGTCGTACCAGGAGCGCATGGGCCAGGCCCAGACCGGACTGCTGTACACGTTCTCCATTCTGGCCATCTTCCTGGTTCTGGCGGCCCTGTACGAGAGCTGGACGATCCCCATCTCCATTCTGTTCGCTCTGCCGCTGGGGGTCATCGGCGGTGTGCTGGCGTCCACCTGGCGCGGCCTGCCCAACGACGTTTACTTCCAGATCGGCCTGCTCACCGTGCTCGGCCTCACCACCAAGAACGCCATTCTGATCGTCCAGTT
- a CDS encoding beta-lactamase family protein, which produces MDTPRWIRMVVVILALVLPAGFAPAQESLNPLLQPYLAAYEIPALAAAVVQDGQVVAVGAVGTRRWGEAIPVTLDDRFHLGSDTKAMTATMAAILVERGKLRWDSTIGEVFPELGGGADPVFKALTVERMLSHTSGLPSDNLSQDAMPYLALITNVDGYPPGNLDDIRAWLVGQWAALPMSGRPGVRFEYSNLNYTIVGAMIERLAGRSWDELIFEWIFLPLGLRSAGLGPQCTPGRVDAPLPHAVIGGKIKPILAGPMADNPAVIGPAGIAHMSVLDFARWAGWNAGQGKRGPALVQPETLKKLHTMVAEMPPAKDAPIGTPPSGRYAFGWGEVRLEGYPNPLISHGGSNGMNIARILFDPAADFAVVILTNIATPKCDSAMKVLTRELIDKYAERGTRPAAQP; this is translated from the coding sequence ATGGACACCCCGCGTTGGATCCGGATGGTAGTTGTCATTCTGGCGCTGGTTCTGCCTGCGGGATTCGCCCCGGCGCAGGAGTCGCTGAATCCGCTGCTCCAGCCGTACCTGGCCGCGTACGAGATTCCGGCCCTGGCCGCGGCGGTGGTGCAGGACGGGCAGGTGGTCGCCGTCGGGGCCGTGGGCACTCGCCGGTGGGGCGAAGCGATCCCGGTGACCCTGGACGATCGGTTCCACCTGGGCTCGGACACCAAGGCTATGACCGCCACCATGGCCGCGATCCTGGTGGAGCGCGGCAAGCTCCGCTGGGACTCCACCATCGGTGAGGTATTCCCGGAGCTCGGCGGCGGGGCCGACCCCGTTTTCAAAGCGCTGACGGTGGAGCGCATGCTTTCGCACACCAGCGGGCTCCCCAGCGACAACCTGTCGCAAGACGCCATGCCGTACCTGGCACTCATCACCAACGTGGACGGCTATCCGCCGGGCAACCTCGACGACATCCGGGCCTGGCTGGTGGGCCAGTGGGCGGCCCTGCCCATGTCCGGCCGGCCCGGCGTCCGCTTCGAGTACTCCAACCTGAACTACACCATCGTCGGCGCCATGATTGAACGACTGGCGGGGCGCAGCTGGGACGAGCTGATCTTCGAGTGGATCTTCCTGCCGCTGGGTCTCCGCTCGGCGGGTCTCGGACCGCAGTGCACCCCGGGTCGGGTGGACGCTCCCCTGCCGCACGCCGTCATCGGCGGCAAGATCAAGCCGATCCTCGCCGGTCCCATGGCGGATAACCCGGCGGTGATCGGCCCCGCGGGGATCGCCCACATGTCGGTGCTCGATTTCGCGCGCTGGGCGGGCTGGAACGCCGGCCAGGGGAAGCGCGGCCCTGCGCTCGTGCAGCCGGAGACCCTGAAGAAGCTCCACACCATGGTCGCCGAGATGCCGCCGGCCAAGGACGCCCCCATCGGCACGCCGCCGTCGGGACGGTACGCCTTCGGCTGGGGCGAGGTGCGGCTGGAGGGCTATCCAAACCCGCTCATCTCCCACGGCGGCTCCAACGGCATGAACATCGCCCGGATCCTGTTCGATCCGGCCGCCGACTTCGCCGTGGTCATCCTCACGAACATCGCCACACCGAAATGCGACAGCGCAATGAAGGTGCTCACGCGGGAGCTGATTGACAAGTATGCCGAACGCGGCACCCGACCGGCGGCTCAACCGTAG
- a CDS encoding efflux RND transporter periplasmic adaptor subunit produces the protein MPSRYWLNRVIAATAMMAGLLLAGCGSQPAPPPAGPPEVAFVTVQTERVVLTTELPGRTSAYLVAEIRPQVNGLIQSRLFREGAYVQEGELLYQIDPEPYQAAYDQAQAALGAAEAELAVAEANLPALRSRAERLQGLVAIHAVGQQEYDDASATLRQAEANLAARRAALEISRTAVESARINLAYTPIKAPISGRIGKSNVTVGAMVTAYQPVPLAVIQQLDPIYVDVTQASADLLRLRRNLEEGRLSNGVSRNKVKLILEDGATYAQEGTLQFRDVTVDPTTGSVTLRMVFPNPKQILLPGMFVRAVVEEGVSEQALCVTQQGITRDPKGKPVAWIVNAAGKVEQRALTLDRALGDKWLVAAGLAAGDRVIVEGLQKVRPGMAVKALPFGAPPAGPPGADANPPGAAPKQ, from the coding sequence ATGCCGAGTCGATACTGGCTGAATCGGGTGATCGCCGCGACGGCCATGATGGCCGGGCTCCTGTTGGCGGGCTGCGGATCGCAGCCGGCGCCGCCGCCGGCGGGCCCGCCCGAGGTGGCGTTCGTGACGGTCCAGACCGAGCGGGTGGTGCTCACCACCGAACTACCCGGCCGGACGTCCGCCTACCTGGTGGCCGAGATCCGGCCGCAGGTCAACGGCCTCATCCAGAGTCGCCTCTTCCGGGAGGGCGCCTACGTCCAGGAAGGCGAGTTGCTGTATCAGATCGATCCCGAGCCGTATCAGGCGGCCTACGACCAGGCCCAGGCCGCCCTCGGCGCGGCGGAGGCGGAACTGGCCGTGGCTGAGGCGAACCTGCCGGCCCTCCGCTCCCGGGCCGAACGCCTCCAGGGGCTCGTGGCGATTCACGCCGTGGGGCAGCAGGAATACGACGACGCCAGCGCCACTCTCCGTCAGGCCGAAGCCAATCTGGCGGCGCGGCGGGCGGCCCTGGAGATCAGCCGGACGGCCGTCGAGAGCGCCCGGATCAACCTCGCCTATACGCCCATCAAGGCGCCCATCTCGGGGCGCATCGGCAAATCCAACGTCACCGTGGGCGCCATGGTGACGGCGTACCAGCCGGTTCCCCTGGCGGTCATCCAACAGCTGGATCCTATCTACGTGGATGTCACCCAGGCCAGCGCGGATCTCCTGCGGCTACGGCGCAACCTCGAGGAGGGCCGCCTCTCCAACGGCGTCTCCCGGAACAAGGTGAAGCTCATCCTGGAGGACGGCGCCACCTACGCGCAGGAGGGCACCCTGCAGTTCCGCGACGTGACCGTGGACCCGACCACGGGTTCAGTGACCCTGCGGATGGTCTTCCCCAATCCCAAGCAGATCCTGCTGCCCGGCATGTTCGTGCGGGCGGTCGTCGAGGAAGGGGTCAGCGAACAGGCGCTCTGCGTGACCCAGCAAGGAATCACCCGCGATCCGAAGGGCAAGCCCGTCGCCTGGATCGTGAACGCCGCGGGCAAGGTGGAGCAGCGGGCCCTGACGCTGGACCGCGCGCTCGGCGACAAGTGGCTGGTCGCCGCGGGACTGGCGGCGGGCGACCGCGTAATCGTCGAGGGGCTGCAGAAGGTGCGGCCCGGCATGGCGGTCAAGGCGCTGCCCTTCGGTGCGCCGCCGGCGGGCCCGCCGGGTGCCGACGCCAACCCGCCGGGCGCCGCGCCGAAGCAGTAG
- a CDS encoding OmpA family protein — translation MLLLFADRRLIRDPHPGERTMNAIRLMVMGTLVLLAAVAPLRAQDDTPGGQDHPLLSRMPGYFIENYDQKDFDRFEFEGKDGRLVAVEGRTTRIDYRPKDGVSVPSPLQIARNYQNAVARIGGGVLYQDVAAGGGLTTLKLVRGTDEIWVRVAIGDSGNNYHVVIVERGGMQQDVVASADIWKGDLHDTGHAAVYGIHFDTDKAEIKPGSEKSLEEIARLLKQDPKLSLLVVGHTDSTGDIPHNMALSEARAKAVVAALTGTHGIAAARLSAFGCGPLAPVASNDTDEGRAKNRRVELVKR, via the coding sequence ATGCTGCTCCTCTTCGCGGATCGGCGGCTGATCCGCGATCCTCATCCAGGAGAACGAACCATGAACGCAATCCGACTGATGGTGATGGGCACGCTGGTGTTGCTGGCGGCCGTAGCGCCGCTGCGGGCGCAGGACGACACGCCCGGCGGACAGGACCATCCGCTGCTGTCGCGCATGCCCGGATATTTCATCGAGAACTACGACCAGAAGGATTTCGACCGCTTCGAGTTTGAAGGCAAGGACGGCCGGCTCGTCGCCGTGGAGGGACGCACCACGCGCATCGACTACCGGCCCAAAGACGGCGTCAGCGTACCGTCGCCGCTGCAGATCGCCCGCAACTACCAGAACGCCGTCGCCCGGATCGGCGGCGGCGTGCTGTACCAGGACGTGGCCGCCGGCGGCGGGCTCACCACCCTGAAGCTGGTCCGGGGAACGGACGAGATCTGGGTTCGGGTGGCCATCGGCGACAGCGGGAACAACTACCACGTCGTCATCGTCGAGCGGGGCGGCATGCAGCAGGATGTGGTCGCGAGCGCAGACATCTGGAAGGGCGACCTCCACGACACGGGCCACGCCGCCGTCTACGGCATCCACTTCGATACCGACAAGGCCGAGATCAAGCCCGGATCGGAGAAGTCACTTGAGGAGATCGCCCGGCTGCTGAAACAGGATCCGAAGCTGTCCCTGCTGGTTGTCGGCCACACCGACTCGACTGGGGATATCCCCCACAACATGGCCCTGTCCGAGGCGCGGGCGAAGGCGGTGGTGGCGGCGCTCACCGGAACGCACGGGATTGCGGCGGCGCGGCTGTCCGCGTTCGGCTGCGGCCCGCTGGCTCCGGTGGCGTCCAACGATACCGACGAGGGGCGTGCGAAGAACCGCCGCGTGGAGCTGGTCAAGCGCTAG